The following are from one region of the Carassius auratus strain Wakin chromosome 43, ASM336829v1, whole genome shotgun sequence genome:
- the LOC113061612 gene encoding alpha-2,8-sialyltransferase 8B isoform X2 produces MSFEFRILMFGIGTALVIFVIIADISEVEEEIANSVLNAAPTSLVSYKKSKVSSSLIPLPGIKSKTSNSSSPEWTFNRTLTNLIRKNILRFLDAERDISILKSTFKPGDVIHYIFDRQSTTNISDNLYHLLPTASPMKNRHYKQCAIVGNSGILLNSSCGREIDSHDFVIRCNLAPVEEYAADVGLRTSLVTMNPSVVQRAFQDLNSEEWVQRFVRRLQSLSGSVLWIPAFMAKGGEERVEWAIRLILLHTVNVRTAFPSLRLLHAVRGYWLTNHVQIKRPTTGLLMYTMATRFCDEIHLYGFWPFAHDPDGKPVKYHYYDTLTYHYTSSASPHTMPLEFRTLSALHRRGALRLHTGPCKLPT; encoded by the exons ATGTCTTTTGAATTCCGAATACTGATGTTTGGAATCGGGACAGCCTTGGTTATATTTGTGATTATAGCTGATATATCGGAAGTGGAGGAAGAAATCGC AAATTCAGTCCTGAATGCTGCTCCTACTTCACTAGTCTCCTATAAAAAGAGCAAAGTCTCTTCTTCTCTAATTCCACTGCCAGGCATAAAGAGCAAAACCAGCAATTCATCCTCGCCTGAATGGACTTTCAACAGAACCTTGACTAACCTCATCAG AAAAAACATTTTGAGGTTCCTGGATGCTGAGAGAGACATCTCAATTCTTAAGAGCACCTTTAAACCCGGGGATGTAATTCATTATATATTTGACCGCCAGAGCACCACAAACATCTCTGATAACTTGTACCACCTTTTGCCGACGGCGTCTCCAATGAAGAACCGACATTACAAACAATGTGCCATCGTAGGGAACTCTGGGATATTACTGAATAGCAGCTGCGGCAGAGAGATTGATTCACACGACTTTGTCATTAG GTGTAACTTGGCTCCAGTGGAGGAGTATGCAGCTGATGTGGGCCTGCGCACCAGTCTGGTGACTATGAACCCTTCTGTGGTGCAGCGTGCTTTTCAGGACCTGAACAGTGAGGAGTGGGTGCAGCGCTTTGTCCGCAGGCTGCAGAGCCTCAGCGGCAGTGTGCTGTGGATCCCTGCTTTCATGGCTAAAGGAGGAGAGGAGCGAGTGGAGTGGGCCATCCGCCTCATTCTTCTGCATACTGTGAACGTCCGCACCGCCTTCCCCTCCCTGCGTCTGCTCCATGCTGTCAGGGG GTACTGGCTGACCAATCATGTCCAGATCAAAAGACCCACCACCGGACTCCTGATGTACACCATGGCTACGCGCTTTTGTGACGAGATCCACTTGTACGGCTTCTGGCCTTTCGCTCATGATCCTGACGGCAAACCGGTCAAGTACCACTACTACGACACGCTAACTTACCACTACACATCTAGTGCCAGTCCACACACAATGCCTTTGGAATTTCGAACTTTAAGTGCCCTTCACAGACGGGGGGCGCTGCGGCTGCACACAGGACCCTGTAAACTTCCAACATGA
- the LOC113061612 gene encoding alpha-2,8-sialyltransferase 8B isoform X1 produces MSFEFRILMFGIGTALVIFVIIADISEVEEEIANIEDSQKFHIKSFVLQSNRNSVLNAAPTSLVSYKKSKVSSSLIPLPGIKSKTSNSSSPEWTFNRTLTNLIRKNILRFLDAERDISILKSTFKPGDVIHYIFDRQSTTNISDNLYHLLPTASPMKNRHYKQCAIVGNSGILLNSSCGREIDSHDFVIRCNLAPVEEYAADVGLRTSLVTMNPSVVQRAFQDLNSEEWVQRFVRRLQSLSGSVLWIPAFMAKGGEERVEWAIRLILLHTVNVRTAFPSLRLLHAVRGYWLTNHVQIKRPTTGLLMYTMATRFCDEIHLYGFWPFAHDPDGKPVKYHYYDTLTYHYTSSASPHTMPLEFRTLSALHRRGALRLHTGPCKLPT; encoded by the exons ATGTCTTTTGAATTCCGAATACTGATGTTTGGAATCGGGACAGCCTTGGTTATATTTGTGATTATAGCTGATATATCGGAAGTGGAGGAAGAAATCGC GAACATTGAGGATTCACAGAAGTTTCACATAAAAAGCTTTGTCCTTCAGTCTAACAG AAATTCAGTCCTGAATGCTGCTCCTACTTCACTAGTCTCCTATAAAAAGAGCAAAGTCTCTTCTTCTCTAATTCCACTGCCAGGCATAAAGAGCAAAACCAGCAATTCATCCTCGCCTGAATGGACTTTCAACAGAACCTTGACTAACCTCATCAG AAAAAACATTTTGAGGTTCCTGGATGCTGAGAGAGACATCTCAATTCTTAAGAGCACCTTTAAACCCGGGGATGTAATTCATTATATATTTGACCGCCAGAGCACCACAAACATCTCTGATAACTTGTACCACCTTTTGCCGACGGCGTCTCCAATGAAGAACCGACATTACAAACAATGTGCCATCGTAGGGAACTCTGGGATATTACTGAATAGCAGCTGCGGCAGAGAGATTGATTCACACGACTTTGTCATTAG GTGTAACTTGGCTCCAGTGGAGGAGTATGCAGCTGATGTGGGCCTGCGCACCAGTCTGGTGACTATGAACCCTTCTGTGGTGCAGCGTGCTTTTCAGGACCTGAACAGTGAGGAGTGGGTGCAGCGCTTTGTCCGCAGGCTGCAGAGCCTCAGCGGCAGTGTGCTGTGGATCCCTGCTTTCATGGCTAAAGGAGGAGAGGAGCGAGTGGAGTGGGCCATCCGCCTCATTCTTCTGCATACTGTGAACGTCCGCACCGCCTTCCCCTCCCTGCGTCTGCTCCATGCTGTCAGGGG GTACTGGCTGACCAATCATGTCCAGATCAAAAGACCCACCACCGGACTCCTGATGTACACCATGGCTACGCGCTTTTGTGACGAGATCCACTTGTACGGCTTCTGGCCTTTCGCTCATGATCCTGACGGCAAACCGGTCAAGTACCACTACTACGACACGCTAACTTACCACTACACATCTAGTGCCAGTCCACACACAATGCCTTTGGAATTTCGAACTTTAAGTGCCCTTCACAGACGGGGGGCGCTGCGGCTGCACACAGGACCCTGTAAACTTCCAACATGA